Proteins encoded in a region of the Candidatus Eisenbacteria bacterium genome:
- the modB gene encoding molybdate ABC transporter permease subunit has product MTSGRPKRRPAPPLLPGLALAGVLVLTAFLALPFIGLLARVSPGLILQRLAEPSVQAALKLSLLTSFAATAIVVVLGLPTAYLLATREFPGKRLLEVLIDLPMVLPPTVAGFALLLAFGRMGLAGHLLSGIGVAIPFTTLAVVLAQIFMAAPFFVSPARAGFARVDPRLLEVAATLGASEARRFFRVMVPLSLPSLIAGVAMSAARSLGEFGATITFAGNLPGVTQTMPLAVYLELQSDLDTAVVLSILLLAFSFILLLGLRSAPAGWWGDRSFAPARGTTAAR; this is encoded by the coding sequence ATTACCTCCGGACGACCGAAGCGCCGGCCCGCGCCGCCGCTCCTTCCCGGCCTCGCGCTCGCGGGCGTTCTGGTGCTGACGGCATTTCTCGCCCTGCCATTCATCGGCCTGCTCGCGCGAGTCTCCCCCGGCCTCATCCTGCAGCGACTCGCCGAACCATCGGTGCAGGCGGCACTGAAACTCAGCCTGCTGACGAGCTTCGCCGCGACCGCGATCGTCGTGGTGCTGGGACTCCCCACCGCGTATCTGCTCGCAACCCGAGAATTTCCGGGCAAGCGCCTGCTCGAAGTCCTGATCGACCTGCCGATGGTGCTGCCCCCCACGGTGGCCGGCTTCGCGCTCCTGTTGGCCTTCGGACGCATGGGACTCGCGGGCCACCTGCTGAGCGGAATCGGTGTTGCGATTCCCTTCACGACACTCGCCGTGGTGCTCGCCCAGATTTTCATGGCGGCACCGTTCTTCGTCTCGCCCGCTCGCGCGGGTTTCGCCCGCGTGGACCCGCGACTGCTCGAGGTTGCCGCCACATTGGGGGCCTCCGAAGCGCGGCGATTCTTCCGCGTCATGGTGCCGCTCTCCCTGCCGTCTCTGATCGCGGGTGTCGCCATGAGCGCCGCTCGTTCGCTGGGTGAATTCGGCGCGACCATCACGTTCGCCGGAAATCTGCCGGGCGTGACACAGACCATGCCGCTGGCGGTCTATCTCGAGCTGCAGTCGGACCTCGACACGGCGGTCGTCCTCTCGATTCTTCTGCTCGCCTTCTCGTTCATCCTGCTGCTCGGTTTGCGCTCAGCACCCGCAGGCTGGTGGGGGGATCGCTCGTTTGCTCCAGCTCGAGGTACGACGGCGGCTCGGTAG
- a CDS encoding ABC transporter ATP-binding protein has translation MLQLEVRRRLGSFQLDASLTALPGEITVLVGESGSGKSTLLRLVAGIIEPDAGRIVLDEVVLSDSETRQFVAPESRSVGYLPQDLALFPHLDAFGNIAFGLRASGVGAREVRDRTRQISERFELSALLDRRPAQLSGGQQQRVALARALILDPAVLLLDEPLSALDVGTRRTVRGELKRVLDGLACVTLLVTHHPAEALALGHRIAVFEGGRITQTGTREAFVRHPRSQYVAAFLGVNLFSGELTHSNPDGLATVNLGDSTLTVPDPGRTGRVQLVVHPHDIVLSVTPPVGSARNIMEGAVTELIPEPPKGDRVRVMLDSRPPLAAQVTASAIAELGLRPGVHAFASFKATGVEVLPEP, from the coding sequence TTGCTCCAGCTCGAGGTACGACGGCGGCTCGGTAGCTTTCAGCTCGACGCCTCGCTCACCGCACTCCCGGGAGAGATCACGGTGCTGGTCGGCGAGAGTGGCTCTGGAAAGAGCACGCTCCTGCGATTGGTCGCCGGCATCATCGAACCCGATGCGGGGCGCATCGTGCTCGATGAGGTCGTCCTGTCCGACTCGGAGACACGGCAGTTCGTCGCCCCGGAATCGCGCTCGGTCGGCTACCTCCCGCAGGACCTCGCCCTGTTTCCGCATCTCGACGCCTTCGGGAACATCGCGTTCGGGCTTCGCGCATCCGGAGTGGGAGCACGCGAAGTACGGGACCGCACTCGCCAGATCAGCGAGCGGTTCGAATTGTCGGCGCTTCTCGATCGACGGCCGGCACAGCTCTCGGGCGGGCAGCAGCAACGAGTGGCGCTCGCCCGCGCGCTGATCCTGGACCCTGCGGTCTTGCTCCTCGACGAACCGCTCTCGGCGCTCGATGTCGGGACACGTCGCACGGTGCGAGGTGAGCTCAAGCGAGTTCTCGATGGACTCGCATGCGTCACGCTCCTCGTCACGCATCACCCCGCCGAAGCGCTTGCGCTCGGCCATCGCATTGCCGTGTTCGAAGGCGGGCGCATCACTCAGACCGGCACCCGCGAGGCATTCGTACGACATCCGCGCTCGCAGTACGTCGCAGCATTTCTCGGAGTGAATCTATTCAGCGGCGAACTGACGCACTCGAATCCCGACGGACTCGCCACCGTGAACTTAGGCGATTCCACGCTCACGGTCCCGGATCCGGGACGAACCGGTCGCGTTCAGCTCGTCGTTCATCCGCACGACATCGTCCTGTCGGTGACCCCGCCGGTCGGCAGCGCGCGGAACATCATGGAAGGCGCAGTGACCGAGCTGATTCCCGAACCTCCGAAGGGGGATCGGGTTCGAGTCATGCTCGACAGTCGCCCCCCGCTTGCGGCTCAGGTCACGGCCTCGGCGATCGCTGAACTCGGACTTCGCCCCGGCGTACACGCCTTCGCGTCGTTCAAGGCCACCGGCGTCGAAGTCCTGCCCGAACCCTGA
- a CDS encoding outer membrane beta-barrel protein, with product MKRWSWSAVVLAALMPCLAQAGMIGIGAYGGLSIPIAQDDNGQGPIFGLRVPVRLAPMFTVEPFFAMTQAGDADQEIGGIQYTRDGFEATGFGANLLLTFGDKIQFYPFGGLSMSTLSREGSEDLELTGFNFGLGLGVSPVEKVRLHLRGEGQSLIKDERGRMFGNVTVGVSYDLFPFGQ from the coding sequence ATGAAGCGTTGGTCATGGTCGGCGGTGGTACTCGCCGCGCTGATGCCGTGTCTCGCCCAGGCGGGAATGATCGGAATCGGTGCCTACGGCGGCCTCAGCATTCCGATTGCTCAAGACGACAACGGGCAGGGCCCGATCTTCGGCCTGAGGGTGCCGGTTCGTCTGGCGCCGATGTTCACCGTCGAGCCGTTCTTCGCGATGACGCAAGCGGGTGACGCCGATCAGGAAATCGGTGGCATCCAGTACACGCGGGACGGATTCGAGGCCACCGGCTTCGGCGCTAATCTGCTCCTGACGTTCGGCGACAAGATTCAGTTCTACCCGTTCGGCGGACTGTCGATGAGCACTCTGAGCCGAGAGGGATCCGAGGATCTCGAGCTGACTGGTTTCAATTTCGGACTCGGACTCGGCGTCTCGCCGGTCGAGAAGGTCCGCCTCCACCTGCGCGGTGAGGGTCAGTCATTGATCAAGGACGAGCGCGGTCGGATGTTCGGCAATGTGACCGTCGGCGTCTCGTACGATCTCTTCCCCTTCGGACAATAA
- a CDS encoding ferrous iron transport protein A, whose product MTADRLEPGEPATILRIDGEPSLVRRLMELGLVPGTVLTLVRRAPMGDPIEVAARGIHLSLRLSEASRIHVASH is encoded by the coding sequence ATGACGGCCGATCGGCTGGAGCCCGGGGAACCGGCCACGATCCTTCGTATCGATGGCGAGCCCAGCCTCGTGCGTCGACTGATGGAACTCGGGCTGGTGCCGGGCACCGTCCTCACTCTGGTGCGGCGCGCTCCGATGGGCGACCCGATCGAGGTCGCGGCCCGCGGGATCCATCTCTCTCTGCGACTCTCGGAGGCGAGCCGTATTCATGTCGCGAGTCACTGA
- a CDS encoding choice-of-anchor D domain-containing protein — MRRTWRWMASLAGALTLAPEAFSGTLTISPPSVAFGSVSISGPLASTSVTITNHGSATIILGFISGSGCSEFTADAFFEGLPVTPKTPAFLTDGQSFNVNVSYDPVNRGADACTFTLEDGNAAVDAFGVSGTGVAPLLIVTVPTPPNALTFANQAWDTGTGETKNILIQNNGSEAIGSTNLIRTLNAGLDYALGATSFPISPGDTALVPVIFNPIAVGVRNDVLTLALDSDLPGDPDRTVNLNGIGTSQTADVGEDASATRLRGVHPSPTRGPLAIEYSIARPGRVDLQVCDLSGRVVGRSTSIESVAGVRTVTWREGVEWSPKAGVYFVRLALDGRVLGTRRVVVIR; from the coding sequence ATGCGTCGAACATGGCGATGGATGGCATCACTCGCCGGTGCACTCACCCTGGCGCCCGAAGCATTCTCGGGCACCTTGACGATCTCACCGCCGTCGGTGGCGTTCGGGAGTGTATCGATCTCGGGGCCGCTCGCGTCGACTTCGGTGACGATCACGAATCACGGCAGCGCGACGATCATTCTTGGATTCATCTCCGGAAGCGGTTGCTCGGAGTTCACGGCGGATGCTTTCTTCGAAGGCCTTCCCGTCACGCCGAAGACGCCTGCGTTTCTGACCGACGGACAATCGTTCAACGTCAACGTCAGCTACGATCCCGTGAACCGCGGCGCGGATGCCTGCACATTCACGCTCGAGGATGGCAATGCGGCGGTGGATGCGTTCGGCGTCAGCGGTACCGGAGTGGCGCCGCTGTTGATCGTGACCGTTCCAACGCCACCGAACGCATTGACGTTTGCGAATCAGGCCTGGGATACCGGCACCGGCGAGACCAAGAACATCCTGATTCAGAACAACGGCAGCGAGGCGATCGGGTCGACGAATCTGATTCGAACGCTCAACGCCGGCCTCGACTACGCACTCGGAGCGACATCGTTTCCGATCTCGCCGGGCGACACGGCGCTGGTTCCGGTGATCTTCAATCCGATCGCAGTGGGCGTGCGGAACGATGTGCTGACACTCGCGCTCGACAGCGATCTGCCCGGCGATCCCGACCGAACGGTGAATCTGAACGGCATCGGAACTTCTCAGACCGCCGATGTCGGAGAGGACGCTTCGGCGACGCGACTCCGTGGCGTCCATCCGTCGCCGACCCGCGGCCCGCTGGCGATCGAGTATTCGATTGCACGACCGGGTCGCGTCGACCTGCAGGTCTGCGATCTTTCGGGGCGCGTCGTGGGGCGATCGACTTCGATCGAGTCCGTTGCCGGGGTACGCACGGTCACCTGGCGGGAAGGCGTCGAGTGGTCGCCGAAGGCAGGCGTGTACTTCGTTCGGCTTGCGCTTGACGGTCGCGTATTGGGGACTCGGCGTGTGGTCGTCATCCGCTAG
- a CDS encoding metal-dependent transcriptional regulator — protein sequence METWKRFGEQEVSHSMAHYLQAVATLKRGKGHARVGDIAEHLGVSKSGVTSMLRSLQARGLVAHERYGSVELTPSGELLADRTESSRRVLTLFLTEILGIAEPVANEDACMIEHLVSPEVSIELLRLTNFMRSEHPAVREFMAAYRETPSACNDHGARSCRSCGPTCLHESLVREVGEAGQHA from the coding sequence ATGGAAACGTGGAAGCGATTCGGTGAGCAGGAAGTCTCGCACTCGATGGCGCATTATCTTCAAGCCGTCGCAACACTCAAGCGCGGCAAGGGACACGCTCGGGTGGGCGACATCGCCGAGCACCTCGGAGTTTCGAAGAGTGGCGTGACCTCGATGCTTCGCTCCCTGCAGGCACGGGGTCTGGTGGCACACGAGCGTTATGGAAGTGTCGAACTGACCCCCAGCGGTGAACTCCTCGCCGATCGCACCGAGTCGAGTCGCAGGGTCCTCACGTTGTTCCTCACCGAGATTCTCGGGATCGCGGAACCGGTCGCGAATGAGGATGCCTGCATGATCGAGCATCTCGTGAGTCCGGAAGTCTCGATCGAGCTGCTGCGCCTCACGAACTTCATGCGTTCCGAACATCCGGCGGTTCGCGAGTTCATGGCCGCCTATCGCGAAACGCCCAGCGCTTGCAACGATCATGGCGCGCGCAGCTGTCGGTCCTGCGGTCCCACCTGCCTGCACGAGTCGCTGGTGCGCGAGGTCGGTGAGGCCGGGCAGCACGCGTGA
- a CDS encoding copper chaperone PCu(A)C yields the protein MPSAGMMEALAEGAARPFDLRPSSGRFLIVFFGFVNCPDICPTTLADVRHALARLPAGRERVELAFITVDLARDSLPVLAPYVVSFVANGHALRPESPRALAEAESAFGASSVVTRSPRGVLEVSHTGSCYLVNDHGDVVLEWEHGTTPDAMASDLMRMLGARSKASIGSGQGSIALPKRKSPEATSAWARSTAPNAAHGAVYLSLSSRLPDELLGVEVPKRVASRAEFHEATRDAEGRVGMRRRASIHLRAGDRVSFEPGGMHVMLLNLVRPLVAGDTFALTLRYRYGATQRVPVTVQDP from the coding sequence GTGCCATCCGCGGGAATGATGGAAGCGCTCGCCGAGGGTGCGGCTCGACCCTTCGATCTGCGTCCATCGTCCGGCCGTTTCCTGATCGTGTTCTTCGGATTCGTGAACTGCCCCGACATCTGCCCGACGACACTCGCGGATGTCCGACATGCCCTGGCTCGACTCCCTGCCGGGCGCGAGCGGGTCGAACTCGCGTTCATCACGGTCGATCTGGCTCGAGACTCCTTGCCGGTGCTCGCGCCTTACGTCGTGTCATTCGTCGCGAACGGTCATGCGCTGCGTCCTGAATCGCCGCGTGCTCTGGCCGAGGCCGAGTCGGCGTTCGGAGCGTCCTCGGTCGTGACGCGAAGTCCGCGCGGCGTGCTCGAGGTGAGCCACACCGGTTCTTGCTACCTCGTGAACGATCACGGCGATGTCGTTCTCGAGTGGGAGCACGGAACGACACCCGACGCGATGGCGAGCGATCTCATGCGGATGCTCGGCGCCCGCTCGAAGGCTTCGATCGGCAGCGGCCAGGGTTCGATTGCTCTACCAAAGCGCAAGTCTCCGGAGGCGACTTCAGCGTGGGCGAGGAGCACGGCTCCGAACGCGGCCCATGGCGCGGTCTACTTGTCGCTCTCCTCGAGGCTGCCCGATGAGCTGCTCGGGGTGGAGGTGCCAAAACGCGTTGCGAGTCGTGCGGAGTTTCATGAGGCGACGCGCGACGCGGAAGGACGCGTGGGCATGAGGCGGCGCGCTTCCATCCACCTGCGCGCGGGCGATCGCGTTTCATTCGAGCCCGGAGGAATGCACGTGATGCTGCTCAATCTGGTGCGGCCGCTCGTGGCTGGAGACACCTTTGCGCTCACCTTGCGCTACCGCTACGGCGCGACACAGCGCGTACCCGTGACGGTGCAGGACCCGTGA
- a CDS encoding pirin family protein yields the protein MSIRPVKRIVESQPTLEGAGVKLRRAFGFGDTTETDPFLLFDDFRNERPVDYIAGFPWHPHRGIETITYVLSGSVSHGDSLGNQGTLGAGDVQWMTAGRGILHQEMPQGDSTGRMHGFQLWANLPASLKLTAPRYQDVVGSEIPVITDDDGTRVRVVCGSFWGRRGPVDGIAADPSYLDVWVPAGRRKTLPVEMNRSAFAYVFEGSGSFRDASPPLGVLTEQPGPTETLLREQTGDRSLVVFDRGDEVTVQAGEHGIRFLLVSGKPIEEPVAWYGPIVMNTKSELQQAIAELRDGTFIRET from the coding sequence ATGTCGATCCGGCCCGTCAAACGCATCGTCGAGTCTCAGCCGACGCTCGAGGGCGCCGGAGTCAAACTGCGTCGAGCATTTGGCTTCGGAGATACGACCGAGACTGATCCGTTCCTGCTGTTCGATGACTTTCGCAATGAGCGCCCGGTGGACTACATCGCCGGCTTTCCGTGGCATCCTCATCGTGGCATCGAAACCATCACCTACGTGCTCTCGGGGTCGGTCTCGCATGGCGACAGCCTCGGCAACCAGGGGACACTCGGCGCCGGCGACGTTCAGTGGATGACGGCCGGTCGCGGCATCCTGCACCAGGAAATGCCGCAGGGCGACTCCACGGGACGCATGCACGGATTCCAGTTGTGGGCGAACCTTCCCGCTTCGCTCAAGCTCACGGCTCCCCGCTACCAGGATGTCGTCGGCAGCGAAATTCCGGTCATCACGGACGATGACGGCACTCGCGTGCGCGTCGTGTGCGGAAGTTTCTGGGGTCGTCGGGGACCCGTCGACGGAATCGCTGCGGACCCGAGCTATCTCGACGTGTGGGTGCCGGCGGGACGACGCAAGACGCTCCCGGTGGAGATGAATCGGAGCGCGTTCGCCTACGTCTTCGAGGGCAGCGGCTCGTTTCGAGACGCCTCCCCGCCTCTCGGCGTGCTCACTGAGCAACCCGGCCCGACCGAAACCCTTCTGCGTGAGCAGACCGGCGACCGTTCGCTCGTGGTGTTCGATCGTGGCGATGAGGTGACCGTGCAGGCCGGGGAGCACGGGATCCGATTCCTGCTCGTGTCCGGCAAACCGATCGAAGAACCGGTGGCGTGGTACGGACCGATCGTGATGAACACGAAATCCGAGCTGCAGCAGGCCATCGCGGAACTTCGCGACGGGACGTTCATTCGCGAGACTTGA
- a CDS encoding DUF11 domain-containing protein, with amino-acid sequence MSFLRRFARALQRTSPIVTTLVLALIFALTTSVARASLRVPGATCRLATEDLDSSGASGRSDVQPGPSFDNWTAVSSSPQGDETTDSGLSSSPAETTGHNSHLPDLSIDKRHVVDFEVGQNASFTLAVRNVGDAASNGTITLVDALPSGLTFVSATGSGWTVSTSGRTVTARFGSAIARGDSAVLVLVVAVGPSAAPRVINSATISGGGDCNSDNNCDTDKVDVRGTPDLKISLKQKNHPCVGDTARYLVTVENCGSSPTSGVITVLDTLPAGLTFVRGSGSGWSFEVDGQVVRATHPGPIAPGSSRSYTLYLAVDVRAYPEVLHVVNVSGGGDRNPANNRAVDKLDVCGKPDLRIDKQHAEDFRVGENGQFTIVVSNEGVVPTTGTITVRDTLPNSLTFVSASGAGWTFTNSGQIVTATYPGPLDPGASASFTLIVSVGPGAAPEVCNAATVFGGGDCDRKNDRDEDCVKVEGGKPDLIVDIKHKNSPCVGDTARYLVRVTNRGTATTTGSIVVVDTLPPGLSFVRGAGVGWTFSVDGNVVRASHPGPIPPGSTLDFQLYLLVGPAAYPSVTTTVTVSGGGDANDDNNRDSDSQPICGRPDLSIRLTHENQPCVGDLARFRVVVLNVGTGPTVGLITVRDTLPTGLMFVSGSGSGWTIGNAGQVVIATHPGPLEAGDSLGFTFEALVGEAAQPSVVTAATVSGGGDRNRLNDRDTDLLKVCGPQSPDLAIDKRHTADFVVGQNGLYTIVVTNVGTLATTGTITV; translated from the coding sequence ATGTCATTCCTCCGCCGCTTCGCGCGTGCGCTTCAGCGCACGTCTCCGATCGTCACGACCCTGGTTCTCGCTCTCATCTTCGCGCTCACGACCTCCGTGGCGCGGGCAAGTCTGCGCGTACCCGGGGCGACCTGTCGGCTCGCGACGGAGGACTTGGACTCGTCTGGCGCTTCAGGCCGGTCGGACGTCCAACCTGGTCCGTCGTTCGATAACTGGACGGCTGTTTCCAGTTCGCCGCAAGGCGACGAAACGACCGACTCGGGCCTGAGCTCCTCCCCGGCGGAGACCACGGGACACAACTCCCACCTCCCCGACCTCAGCATCGACAAGCGGCATGTCGTCGACTTCGAGGTCGGGCAGAACGCGAGCTTCACGCTCGCGGTCCGAAACGTCGGAGACGCCGCGAGCAATGGAACGATCACCCTGGTGGACGCCCTGCCGTCCGGGCTGACGTTTGTCTCGGCAACGGGTTCCGGTTGGACCGTCTCCACCTCGGGCAGGACGGTCACCGCCCGATTCGGTTCGGCGATCGCGAGGGGAGACAGCGCCGTGCTGGTTCTCGTCGTCGCGGTCGGTCCCTCCGCCGCTCCCCGAGTCATCAACTCGGCGACTATTTCGGGTGGCGGCGACTGCAATTCTGACAACAACTGCGACACCGACAAGGTCGACGTTCGGGGTACCCCCGACCTCAAGATTTCGCTGAAGCAGAAGAATCACCCGTGCGTCGGTGATACCGCTCGGTACCTGGTGACGGTCGAGAACTGCGGTAGTTCGCCCACCTCGGGAGTCATCACCGTCCTCGACACGCTCCCCGCCGGCCTGACGTTCGTTCGCGGGTCGGGTTCGGGCTGGAGCTTCGAAGTCGACGGCCAGGTCGTCCGTGCCACCCACCCAGGCCCGATCGCTCCCGGCAGCTCGCGTAGTTACACGCTCTACCTCGCGGTCGACGTGAGGGCGTATCCCGAAGTCCTGCACGTCGTGAACGTGTCGGGCGGCGGCGACCGGAACCCAGCGAACAACCGCGCCGTCGACAAGCTCGACGTATGCGGCAAGCCCGACCTGAGAATCGACAAGCAGCACGCGGAGGACTTCAGGGTCGGCGAGAACGGTCAATTCACGATTGTTGTTTCGAATGAGGGGGTCGTGCCGACGACCGGCACCATCACGGTCCGCGACACGCTGCCCAACTCCCTCACCTTCGTGAGTGCCAGCGGCGCCGGCTGGACGTTCACGAACAGTGGCCAGATCGTCACCGCAACGTACCCTGGACCGCTCGATCCCGGAGCAAGTGCGAGCTTCACTCTGATCGTCTCCGTCGGACCCGGCGCGGCGCCCGAAGTCTGCAACGCGGCCACCGTTTTCGGTGGAGGCGACTGCGATCGCAAGAACGATCGCGACGAGGACTGCGTCAAGGTCGAAGGCGGCAAGCCGGATCTGATCGTCGACATCAAGCACAAGAACTCGCCGTGCGTCGGCGACACAGCGCGCTACCTGGTTCGCGTTACGAATCGCGGCACGGCTACCACGACCGGAAGCATCGTCGTGGTCGATACCCTTCCGCCCGGACTCTCGTTCGTCCGGGGCGCGGGAGTCGGCTGGACGTTCAGCGTCGATGGTAATGTCGTTCGCGCCTCGCATCCTGGGCCGATCCCCCCCGGCTCGACGCTCGACTTTCAGCTCTATCTCCTGGTCGGCCCCGCCGCATATCCGAGCGTCACGACCACGGTGACAGTCAGCGGCGGCGGGGACGCCAACGATGACAACAACCGGGATAGCGATTCGCAGCCCATCTGCGGCAGGCCCGACCTGTCGATTCGACTGACTCACGAGAATCAACCGTGCGTCGGAGATCTCGCGCGCTTCCGCGTCGTCGTCCTCAACGTCGGCACCGGGCCGACGGTCGGCTTGATCACCGTGCGAGACACGCTGCCGACCGGACTCATGTTCGTGAGCGGCAGTGGCAGCGGGTGGACGATCGGGAACGCCGGGCAAGTGGTGATCGCGACGCACCCTGGCCCTCTCGAGGCTGGCGACTCGCTGGGCTTCACGTTCGAAGCGCTCGTCGGCGAGGCGGCGCAGCCGAGCGTGGTGACGGCTGCAACCGTGAGCGGCGGCGGCGATCGCAATCGCCTCAACGACCGAGATACCGACCTGCTAAAGGTCTGCGGCCCGCAGTCGCCCGACCTCGCGATCGACAAGCGTCACACCGCTGACTTCGTGGTCGGTCAGAACGGGCTCTACACCATCGTCGTGACCAACGTCGGCACGCTTGCGACCACGGGAACGATCACGGTGC
- the feoB gene encoding ferrous iron transport protein B has protein sequence MSRVTELQTALRTVAILGNPNAGKSTLFNQLTGLRQKVGNYPGVTVEKKTGRCELPSGRSVQILDLPGSYSLQPNSPDEMIVRDVLLGLQDDTPPPDLIIFVVDVTNLGRHLYLALQVIELGRPLVLALNMMDAARAQGLLIDEAALERELGVPVVGIAAARGEGLGSLRRLMDREVEPSARRFRQWPPHLERVLQRLASRLPRHPELPERARHDLALALLLDDGEDDALARHAPADVLDDARTLARRLDIQSPAWRSDEVEGRYEAIHEIVQRATVQQGAIRDRTRERVDRVLTHRIFGPVIFVLLMGAAFQSVFAWAQPGMDLIDALVGRFSLLVSSLLPAGPLRSLLVDGVIAGVGTTLTFIPQIAILFLFISVLEDSGYMARAAFIMDRLMGRVGLSGRAFIPMLSSFACAIPGVMATRTIDNRRDRLATIMVAPFMSCSARLPVYALLIGAFIPHRWVGPVTLAGLTLFSMYLLGVLAAIVVAAILKRTVLRGGNPLYVMELPPYRMPSWRSVLATVRERCVLFVRKAGSVILAVSVVLWFLASYPRGGPEISSLSAQISAAETAGDVAGARALERRMAGVALENSFAGRVGRFLEPAIAPLGFDWRIGIGLVTSFAAREVMVSTMATVFQLGDADESSESLRDQIRNASDARTGRPAYSPLMGVSLMVFFVLACQCMSTVAVVKRETNSWRWPIFMLVMMNALAWLASFAVYQGGRLLGFPA, from the coding sequence ATGTCGCGAGTCACTGAACTGCAAACGGCGCTCCGCACGGTTGCGATCCTCGGAAATCCGAACGCCGGCAAATCGACGTTGTTCAATCAACTGACTGGCCTTCGCCAGAAAGTCGGCAACTACCCCGGTGTGACGGTCGAGAAGAAGACCGGCCGCTGCGAACTTCCTTCCGGTCGCAGCGTTCAGATTCTCGACCTGCCGGGCAGTTACAGCCTGCAACCCAACTCGCCGGACGAGATGATCGTGCGAGACGTCCTGCTCGGGCTTCAGGACGATACGCCCCCACCGGACCTGATCATCTTCGTCGTCGATGTCACGAACCTCGGCCGCCACCTGTACCTGGCCCTTCAGGTGATCGAGCTGGGGCGACCGCTGGTACTGGCGCTCAACATGATGGACGCAGCGCGCGCCCAGGGTCTTCTGATCGACGAAGCGGCGCTCGAGCGGGAGCTCGGCGTACCAGTGGTCGGCATCGCGGCTGCGCGTGGCGAGGGTCTCGGAAGTCTGCGGCGACTCATGGATCGCGAGGTCGAGCCCTCCGCGAGACGCTTTCGGCAGTGGCCACCGCACCTCGAGCGGGTGCTCCAGCGACTCGCATCGCGGTTGCCCCGACACCCCGAGCTCCCCGAACGCGCCCGTCACGATCTGGCACTCGCGCTGCTGCTCGACGACGGCGAAGACGATGCCCTCGCCCGCCACGCCCCCGCGGACGTCCTGGACGATGCCCGCACGCTCGCGCGGCGACTGGACATCCAATCCCCTGCGTGGCGCTCCGACGAGGTCGAGGGTCGCTACGAAGCGATTCACGAGATCGTTCAGCGCGCGACGGTTCAGCAGGGGGCGATTCGCGATCGAACTCGTGAACGCGTGGATCGAGTGCTCACCCACCGGATCTTCGGTCCCGTGATCTTCGTGCTCCTCATGGGTGCGGCATTTCAATCGGTGTTCGCTTGGGCCCAACCCGGAATGGATCTGATCGACGCGCTGGTCGGGCGATTCTCGCTGCTGGTGAGCAGCCTGTTGCCCGCCGGGCCGCTTCGCTCGCTGCTCGTCGATGGCGTCATCGCGGGCGTCGGCACCACGCTCACGTTCATTCCGCAGATCGCGATTCTCTTCTTGTTCATCAGCGTGCTCGAGGACAGCGGCTACATGGCGCGGGCGGCGTTCATCATGGATCGACTGATGGGACGGGTCGGCCTTTCCGGCCGGGCGTTCATCCCGATGCTTTCGTCGTTCGCCTGCGCGATCCCCGGCGTGATGGCGACTCGCACGATCGACAACCGGCGCGATCGACTCGCAACCATCATGGTCGCCCCGTTCATGTCGTGCAGTGCCCGCCTGCCGGTCTACGCATTGCTGATCGGCGCGTTCATTCCCCATCGCTGGGTCGGTCCGGTGACGCTCGCAGGCCTGACCCTGTTCTCGATGTATCTCCTCGGCGTTCTCGCAGCCATCGTGGTCGCCGCGATTCTCAAACGCACCGTGCTGCGAGGGGGCAATCCCCTCTACGTGATGGAGCTGCCGCCCTATCGCATGCCCTCGTGGCGTTCCGTACTCGCGACGGTTCGCGAGCGCTGCGTGCTGTTCGTGCGCAAGGCGGGCTCGGTGATTCTCGCGGTTTCAGTGGTGCTCTGGTTTCTCGCGTCCTACCCGCGCGGCGGCCCGGAGATCTCGAGTCTCTCCGCCCAGATTTCCGCCGCCGAGACTGCCGGTGACGTTGCGGGCGCACGCGCGCTGGAGCGACGTATGGCGGGCGTGGCGCTCGAGAACTCGTTCGCGGGCAGAGTGGGGCGGTTCCTCGAGCCCGCAATCGCACCGCTCGGTTTCGACTGGCGGATCGGCATCGGACTCGTGACGTCCTTCGCCGCGCGGGAGGTGATGGTCTCGACCATGGCGACGGTCTTCCAACTCGGGGATGCCGACGAATCGTCCGAGAGCCTGCGCGATCAGATTCGCAACGCGAGCGATGCTCGGACCGGGCGCCCGGCCTACTCGCCGCTCATGGGGGTGAGTCTCATGGTGTTCTTCGTGCTCGCCTGCCAGTGCATGTCCACGGTCGCCGTGGTGAAGCGGGAGACCAACTCGTGGCGCTGGCCGATCTTCATGCTGGTCATGATGAACGCCCTGGCGTGGCTGGCCTCATTCGCTGTCTACCAGGGCGGCCGCCTGCTGGGATTCCCGGCGTGA